A genomic stretch from Solanum stenotomum isolate F172 chromosome 8, ASM1918654v1, whole genome shotgun sequence includes:
- the LOC125875062 gene encoding cytochrome P450 72A397-like, whose translation MAIATVIGATIGILISIFCVKSFYTLWWWPKMIEKKLKKEGIHGLPYQFLFGNLKEMTRMSREAKKTPIVNHDIVPWVNPFILRLSKTYERLFVMWAGPTPRIVVSDPKLIKEVVNRHNEFQKPQANAFIDMFVTGLASYNGQKWDHHRKILNPAFHIEKIKRLYPAFCECCDEMINRWEELVSKSGSCELDVADEFLNVGGDVISRAAFGSNIEEGRTIFILQKEQCDLILASPFTLFFPLLRFFPTASNRRARYIYKKVLSLINGIIEKKKDTMRRGVSQSDDILGLLLKGGLSTTEIIEECKEFYLAGQDTTTALLSWTLVALSMHPEWQDKARNEVFQVLGKNKPKFEDLNQLKIMNMIFQEVLRLYPALTLMRTTVKNTKLGDMTIPAGVQIFVPIYIAHRDPQVWGDDALMFNPNRFSEGVSKAAKEPLYFPFGWGPRMCIGNNFGMAEAKLVLSQILQRFWFKLSPSYVHAPQAILVMKPQYGAQIILNKL comes from the exons ATGGCAATTGCAACAGTAATTGGTGCAACAATTGGTATTTTGATATcgattttttgtgtaaaatcGTTTTACACATTATGGTGGTGGCCAAAGATGATCGAAAAGAAGCTGAAGAAGGAAGGTATTCATGGGCTGCCCTACCAATTTCTGTTTGGAAATCTGAAAGAGATGACGAGAATGTCTAGAGAAGCAAAGAAAACACCCATAGTAAATCATGATATAGTTCCTTGGGTTAATCCTTTTATTCTTCGTCTTTCTAAAACTTACG AGAGATTATTTGTGATGTGGGCTGGACCAACACCTCGTATTGTAGTATCAGATCCAAAGCTAATTAAAGAAGTGGTGAACAGACATAATGAATTTCAGAAGCCTCAAGCCAATGCCTTCATTGACATGTTTGTTACTGGACTTGCTAGTTACAATGGTCAAAAATGGGACCACCATAGAAAGATACTAAACCCTGCTTTTCATATAGAGAAGATTAAG AGGTTGTACCCAGCATTTTGTGAGTGTTgtgatgaaatgataaatagATGGGAGGAATTGGTTAGCAAAAGTGGAAGTTGTGAGTTGGATGTGGCAGATGAATTCCTAAATGTAGGTGGAGATGTTATATCTAGAGCTGCTTTTGGTAGCaatattgaagaaggaaggacTATTTTCATACTTCAGAAAGAGCAGTGCGATCTTATTTTGGCTTCtccatttactcttttctttcCCTTACTGAG ATTCTTTCCAACAGCATCAAACAGAAGAGCAAGATACATCTACAAGAAAGTGTTATCATTGATTAACGGAAtaatagagaagaaaaaagacaCTATGCGAAGAGGAGTCTCACAAAGTGATGATATTTTAGGGTTACTCTTAAAAGGAGGACTATCAACCactgaaataattgaagaatgTAAGGAATTCTATCTTGCAGGACAAGATACAACCACAGCTTTGCTCTCTTGGACATTGGTTGCCTTGAGTATGCACCCTGAGTGGCAAGACAAAGCTAGAAATGAAGTGTTTCAAGTCCTTGGAAAAAACAAACCAAAGTTTGAGGACTTGAATCAATTAAAAATA ATGAACATGATCTTCCAAGAGGTGTTGAGATTATATCCAGCACTCACCCTTATGCGAACCACCGTAAAGAACACTAAATTGGGAGATATGACAATTCCTGCAGGAGTACAAATATTTGTGCCTATATATATAGCACATCGCGATCCCCAAGTATGGGGAGACGATGCATTGATGTTCAATCCAAATAGGTTCTCAGAAGGGGTATCCAAAGCTGCAAAAGAGCCCTTGTATTTCCCCTTTGGTTGGGGTCCTCGAATGTGCATTGGTAATAACTTTGGCATGGCAGAAGCAAAGCTCGTTTTATCTCAAATTCTGCAGCGTTTTTGGTTTAAGCTCTCTCCTTCCTATGTTCATGCCCCTCAGGCAATACTCGTTATGAAGCCTCAGTATGGTGCTCAGATAATCCTCAACAAGCTTTGA
- the LOC125875061 gene encoding cytochrome P450 72A397-like: MIMGAATVVIAAIVVILVAYFVGKVLYTVWWWPKMIEKKLKKEGIHGEPYKLLFGNFKEMMKMSNEAKKQPLLNHDIIPWINPFLVRLSNTYKKIFVVWAGPTPRVTVTDPKLIREVLNRYNEFHKPEANAFIHLFVTGLASYDGEKWDTHRKILNPAFHVEKLKRMFPAISSCCDEMINRWDELASKEGSCELDVADEFLNLGGDVISRAAFGSNIEEGRSIFLLQKEQCELILASPFTLFFPALRFLPTASNRKAKYIHKKVISLIRGIIEKREDAVRRGVSDNDDILGLLLKARNEENAAGRGSLSRLSTDDVIEECKEFYFAGQDTTTALLSWTLVVLSMHPEWQDKARNEVFQVIGKNKPKFDDLNQLKLMNMIFQEVLRLYPAIFLIRSTSKDTQLGDMTIPPGVQVCVPTHLVHRDPQVWGDDALMFNPERFSEGVTKAAKEQLYFPFGWGARMCIGLNFGMLEAKLIFAQILQHFWFELSPSYTHAPQLILIMKPQYGAQIILHKL; this comes from the exons ATGATCATGGGAGCTGCAACAGTAGTAATTGCTGCAATAGTTGTGATTTTGGTGGCCTATTTTGTTGGGAAAGTGTTGTATACAGTATGGTGGTGGCCAAAGATGATAGAAAAAAAGCTGAAGAAGGAAGGTATCCATGGAGAGCCGTACAAATTGCTGTTTGGGAATTTTAAAGAGATGATGAAAATGTCTAACGAAGCAAAGAAACAACCCTTGTTAAATCATGATATCATTCCTTGGATTAATCCTTTTCTTGTTCGTCTTTCTAACACTTACA AGAAAATATTTGTGGTGTGGGCTGGACCGACACCTCGCGTTACAGTAACAGATCCAAAGTTGATCCGAGAAGTGTTGAATAGATATAATGAATTCCATAAGCCTGAAGCCAATGCATTCATCCACTTGTTTGTTACTGGACTTGCCAGTTATGATGGTGAAAAATGGGATACCCACAGAAAGATACTTAACCCTGCCTTTCATGTAGAGAAGCTAAAG AGGATGTTCCCAGCAATTTCTTCGTGTTGCGATGAAATGATAAATAGATGGGACGAATTGGCTAGCAAAGAAGGAAGCTGTGAGTTGGATGTGGCAGATGAGTTTCTTAACTTAGGTGGAGATGTTATATCAAGAGCTGCATTTGGTAGCaatattgaagaaggaaggtCCATTTTCCTACTTCAAAAGGAGCAGTGCGAACTTATTTTGGCTTCTCCATTCACCCTTTTCTTTCCCGCACTAAG ATTCCTTCCAACAGCATCAAACAGAAAAGCAAAGTACATCCACAAGAAAGTGATATCATTGATAAGAGGGATAATAGAGAAGCGAGAAGATGCAGTGCGAAGAGGAGTGTCGGACAATGACGATATTTTAGGTTTACTCCTAAAAGCAAGAAATGAAGAAAACGCTGCAGGGAGAGGATCACTATCACGTCTATCGACTGATGATGTGATTGAAGAATGTAAAGAATTTTACTTTGCAGGACAAGACACAACCACAGCTTTGCTCTCTTGGACATTGGTGGTCTTGAGCATGCACCCTGAGTGGCAAGACAAAGCCAGGAATGAAGTGTTTCAAGTAATTGGGAAAAACAAACCAAAGTTTGATGACTTGAATCAGCTTAAATTA ATGAACATGATCTTCCAAGAGGTGTTGAGATTATATCCAGCAATCTTTCTTATTCGAAGCACATCAAAGGACACTCAATTAGGAGACATGACTATTCCACCAGGAGTACAAGTGTGTGTGCCTACTCACTTGGTACATCGCGATCCTCAAGTATGGGGAGACGATGCATTGATGTTCAATCCGGAGAGGTTCTCGGAAGGGGTTACAAAAGCAGCGAAAGAGCAGTTGTATTTTCCGTTTGGTTGGGGTGCTCGGATGTGCATCGGTTTGAACTTTGGAATGTTGGAAGCAAAGCTGATTTTTGCTCAAATTCTGCAGCACTTTTGGTTTGAGCTCTCTCCTTCCTACACTCATGCCCCTCAGCTCATACTCATTATGAAACCTCAATATGGTGCTCAGATAATCCTCCACAAGCTTTGA